In Crassostrea angulata isolate pt1a10 chromosome 6, ASM2561291v2, whole genome shotgun sequence, a genomic segment contains:
- the LOC128190737 gene encoding uncharacterized protein LOC128190737 isoform X2 — translation MNEKLMVDPGHFHFQYNDCLKMRYERKLGPLETMYHVYYIRGVDIYAQMATLMCEKFVTKAEVTEAMVCLLKRHPMLRMTIKETDKEYPEFKFVEMNPVKLDIQVSSSCDKETLLHDESCKSFAVKDGPLWRLTIVKNTNGEPIGPRANGHEFSFVFCFHHSLADGIYLRTLFADFIEFLDMVQRETIDASSVKEIEILPAIEYLLPLLNPNRRVVSLDCNSGHPSKFIDALPAYEAHFYDEIEQLRNQKQSTKSIRSHLQSTKSKKFLLQCKQNSVTVTGACIAASCIAFGQLIKSSIADDVKVLMIPVEIMVNMRRYTQQNSLYQAYPGVAAVHLPLTVKLPLVENPREHFWYLAKQCTDDINNKIISGYPLEYMSTEVAQEIHSTPNTGKSPYVLCITNMSTVDGIVKPNQRARFQLKEFPAMTQIGIDDMPIFYVGILSMAQELHLDIGHCQRYTSQSTAAKFSWNVMSMLQNYSNL, via the exons ATGAATGAAAAATT GATGGTTGATCCgggacattttcattttcaatacaaCGACTGTCTCAAGATGCGGTATGAAAGAAAACTGGGACCTCTAGAAACCATGTACCATGTTTATTACATTCGTGGTGTAGACATCTATGCCCAAATGGCTACCCTGATGTGCGAAAAATTCGTCACCAAGGCGGAAGTGACGGAGGCGAtggtttgtttgttaaaaagaCATCCAATGTTGAGGATGACAATCAAAGAAACAGACAAGGAATACCCCGAGTTTAAATTCGTCGAAATGAACCCTGTAAAACTTGACATTCAAGTTTCTTCTTCTTGTGACAAAGAAACTCTATTACACGACGAATCGTGCAAATCCTTTGCTGTAAAAGACGGTCCGTTATGGAGACTGACGATCGTGAAAAATACAAATGGAGAACCAATTGGACCAAGAGCAAACGGCCACGAGTTTTCTTTCGTGTTCTGTTTCCATCACAGTTTAGCTGATGGAATTTACCTTCGGACTCTCTTTGCCGATTTCATTGAATTCTTGGACATGGTTCAAAGAGAGACGATAGACGCGAGTTCTGTGAAAGAAATCGAGATTCTTCCCGCCATTGAGTACCTCCTTCCCTTATTAAACCCCAATCGCAGGGTAGTCTCTTTGGACTGTAACAGCGGACATCCTTCAAAATTCATCGATGCTCTTCCAGCGTATGAGGCACACTTCTATGATGAAATCGAACAATTACGGAACCAAAAACAATCGACAAAGTCCATTCGATCCCATTTACAGTCAACGAAGTCTAAGAAATTTCTACTGCAATGCAAGCAAAACAGTGTGACAGTTACGGGTGCCTGCATTGCGGCGTCTTGCATTGCGTTTGGACAGTTGATCAAATCGTCAATAGCAGACGATGTTAAAGTCTTAATGATTCCAGTGGAGATTATGGTAAATATGAGGCGTTATACGCAGCAAAACAGCTTGTATCAAGCCTACCCAGGGGTCGCTGCCGTACACCTTCCGTTAACAGTCAAACTTCCGCTCGTTGAGAACCCGCGGGAACACTTCTGGTACCTTGCAAAACAGTGCACTGACGATATCAATAACAAGATCATATCCGGTTATCCCCTGGAATATATGTCCACCGAGGTAGCCCAAGAAATTCACTCCACGCCCAACACGGGAAAATCTCCCTACGTCCTGTGCATAACCAATATGTCGACAGTTGATGGCATCGTGAAGCCAAACCAGAGGGCGCGGTTCCAGTTGAAGGAGTTTCCCGCCATGACGCAAATCGGAATCGACGACATGCCGATTTTCTATGTCGGGATTTTATCCATGGCGCAGGAACTTCATCTGGATATCGGACACTGTCAACGATATACGTCACAATCTACGGCGGCCAAATTCTCGTGGAATGTGATGTCCATGTTACAGAATTAtagtaatttgtaa
- the LOC128190737 gene encoding uncharacterized protein LOC128190737 isoform X1, whose protein sequence is MEKILINLGCSEQPSDALAEIRPSRMVDPGHFHFQYNDCLKMRYERKLGPLETMYHVYYIRGVDIYAQMATLMCEKFVTKAEVTEAMVCLLKRHPMLRMTIKETDKEYPEFKFVEMNPVKLDIQVSSSCDKETLLHDESCKSFAVKDGPLWRLTIVKNTNGEPIGPRANGHEFSFVFCFHHSLADGIYLRTLFADFIEFLDMVQRETIDASSVKEIEILPAIEYLLPLLNPNRRVVSLDCNSGHPSKFIDALPAYEAHFYDEIEQLRNQKQSTKSIRSHLQSTKSKKFLLQCKQNSVTVTGACIAASCIAFGQLIKSSIADDVKVLMIPVEIMVNMRRYTQQNSLYQAYPGVAAVHLPLTVKLPLVENPREHFWYLAKQCTDDINNKIISGYPLEYMSTEVAQEIHSTPNTGKSPYVLCITNMSTVDGIVKPNQRARFQLKEFPAMTQIGIDDMPIFYVGILSMAQELHLDIGHCQRYTSQSTAAKFSWNVMSMLQNYSNL, encoded by the exons ATGGAGAAAATACTGATCAATTTGGGTTGCAGCGAGCAACCATCGGACGCTCTGGCGGAAATTCGGCCAAGCCG GATGGTTGATCCgggacattttcattttcaatacaaCGACTGTCTCAAGATGCGGTATGAAAGAAAACTGGGACCTCTAGAAACCATGTACCATGTTTATTACATTCGTGGTGTAGACATCTATGCCCAAATGGCTACCCTGATGTGCGAAAAATTCGTCACCAAGGCGGAAGTGACGGAGGCGAtggtttgtttgttaaaaagaCATCCAATGTTGAGGATGACAATCAAAGAAACAGACAAGGAATACCCCGAGTTTAAATTCGTCGAAATGAACCCTGTAAAACTTGACATTCAAGTTTCTTCTTCTTGTGACAAAGAAACTCTATTACACGACGAATCGTGCAAATCCTTTGCTGTAAAAGACGGTCCGTTATGGAGACTGACGATCGTGAAAAATACAAATGGAGAACCAATTGGACCAAGAGCAAACGGCCACGAGTTTTCTTTCGTGTTCTGTTTCCATCACAGTTTAGCTGATGGAATTTACCTTCGGACTCTCTTTGCCGATTTCATTGAATTCTTGGACATGGTTCAAAGAGAGACGATAGACGCGAGTTCTGTGAAAGAAATCGAGATTCTTCCCGCCATTGAGTACCTCCTTCCCTTATTAAACCCCAATCGCAGGGTAGTCTCTTTGGACTGTAACAGCGGACATCCTTCAAAATTCATCGATGCTCTTCCAGCGTATGAGGCACACTTCTATGATGAAATCGAACAATTACGGAACCAAAAACAATCGACAAAGTCCATTCGATCCCATTTACAGTCAACGAAGTCTAAGAAATTTCTACTGCAATGCAAGCAAAACAGTGTGACAGTTACGGGTGCCTGCATTGCGGCGTCTTGCATTGCGTTTGGACAGTTGATCAAATCGTCAATAGCAGACGATGTTAAAGTCTTAATGATTCCAGTGGAGATTATGGTAAATATGAGGCGTTATACGCAGCAAAACAGCTTGTATCAAGCCTACCCAGGGGTCGCTGCCGTACACCTTCCGTTAACAGTCAAACTTCCGCTCGTTGAGAACCCGCGGGAACACTTCTGGTACCTTGCAAAACAGTGCACTGACGATATCAATAACAAGATCATATCCGGTTATCCCCTGGAATATATGTCCACCGAGGTAGCCCAAGAAATTCACTCCACGCCCAACACGGGAAAATCTCCCTACGTCCTGTGCATAACCAATATGTCGACAGTTGATGGCATCGTGAAGCCAAACCAGAGGGCGCGGTTCCAGTTGAAGGAGTTTCCCGCCATGACGCAAATCGGAATCGACGACATGCCGATTTTCTATGTCGGGATTTTATCCATGGCGCAGGAACTTCATCTGGATATCGGACACTGTCAACGATATACGTCACAATCTACGGCGGCCAAATTCTCGTGGAATGTGATGTCCATGTTACAGAATTAtagtaatttgtaa
- the LOC128190737 gene encoding uncharacterized protein LOC128190737 isoform X5: MVDPGHFHFQYNDCLKMRYERKLGPLETMYHVYYIRGVDIYAQMATLMCEKFVTKAEVTEAMVCLLKRHPMLRMTIKETDKEYPEFKFVEMNPVKLDIQVSSSCDKETLLHDESCKSFAVKDGPLWRLTIVKNTNGEPIGPRANGHEFSFVFCFHHSLADGIYLRTLFADFIEFLDMVQRETIDASSVKEIEILPAIEYLLPLLNPNRRVVSLDCNSGHPSKFIDALPAYEAHFYDEIEQLRNQKQSTKSIRSHLQSTKSKKFLLQCKQNSVTVTGACIAASCIAFGQLIKSSIADDVKVLMIPVEIMVNMRRYTQQNSLYQAYPGVAAVHLPLTVKLPLVENPREHFWYLAKQCTDDINNKIISGYPLEYMSTEVAQEIHSTPNTGKSPYVLCITNMSTVDGIVKPNQRARFQLKEFPAMTQIGIDDMPIFYVGILSMAQELHLDIGHCQRYTSQSTAAKFSWNVMSMLQNYSNL, translated from the coding sequence ATGGTTGATCCgggacattttcattttcaatacaaCGACTGTCTCAAGATGCGGTATGAAAGAAAACTGGGACCTCTAGAAACCATGTACCATGTTTATTACATTCGTGGTGTAGACATCTATGCCCAAATGGCTACCCTGATGTGCGAAAAATTCGTCACCAAGGCGGAAGTGACGGAGGCGAtggtttgtttgttaaaaagaCATCCAATGTTGAGGATGACAATCAAAGAAACAGACAAGGAATACCCCGAGTTTAAATTCGTCGAAATGAACCCTGTAAAACTTGACATTCAAGTTTCTTCTTCTTGTGACAAAGAAACTCTATTACACGACGAATCGTGCAAATCCTTTGCTGTAAAAGACGGTCCGTTATGGAGACTGACGATCGTGAAAAATACAAATGGAGAACCAATTGGACCAAGAGCAAACGGCCACGAGTTTTCTTTCGTGTTCTGTTTCCATCACAGTTTAGCTGATGGAATTTACCTTCGGACTCTCTTTGCCGATTTCATTGAATTCTTGGACATGGTTCAAAGAGAGACGATAGACGCGAGTTCTGTGAAAGAAATCGAGATTCTTCCCGCCATTGAGTACCTCCTTCCCTTATTAAACCCCAATCGCAGGGTAGTCTCTTTGGACTGTAACAGCGGACATCCTTCAAAATTCATCGATGCTCTTCCAGCGTATGAGGCACACTTCTATGATGAAATCGAACAATTACGGAACCAAAAACAATCGACAAAGTCCATTCGATCCCATTTACAGTCAACGAAGTCTAAGAAATTTCTACTGCAATGCAAGCAAAACAGTGTGACAGTTACGGGTGCCTGCATTGCGGCGTCTTGCATTGCGTTTGGACAGTTGATCAAATCGTCAATAGCAGACGATGTTAAAGTCTTAATGATTCCAGTGGAGATTATGGTAAATATGAGGCGTTATACGCAGCAAAACAGCTTGTATCAAGCCTACCCAGGGGTCGCTGCCGTACACCTTCCGTTAACAGTCAAACTTCCGCTCGTTGAGAACCCGCGGGAACACTTCTGGTACCTTGCAAAACAGTGCACTGACGATATCAATAACAAGATCATATCCGGTTATCCCCTGGAATATATGTCCACCGAGGTAGCCCAAGAAATTCACTCCACGCCCAACACGGGAAAATCTCCCTACGTCCTGTGCATAACCAATATGTCGACAGTTGATGGCATCGTGAAGCCAAACCAGAGGGCGCGGTTCCAGTTGAAGGAGTTTCCCGCCATGACGCAAATCGGAATCGACGACATGCCGATTTTCTATGTCGGGATTTTATCCATGGCGCAGGAACTTCATCTGGATATCGGACACTGTCAACGATATACGTCACAATCTACGGCGGCCAAATTCTCGTGGAATGTGATGTCCATGTTACAGAATTAtagtaatttgtaa
- the LOC128190737 gene encoding uncharacterized protein LOC128190737 isoform X3, translating to MMVDPGHFHFQYNDCLKMRYERKLGPLETMYHVYYIRGVDIYAQMATLMCEKFVTKAEVTEAMVCLLKRHPMLRMTIKETDKEYPEFKFVEMNPVKLDIQVSSSCDKETLLHDESCKSFAVKDGPLWRLTIVKNTNGEPIGPRANGHEFSFVFCFHHSLADGIYLRTLFADFIEFLDMVQRETIDASSVKEIEILPAIEYLLPLLNPNRRVVSLDCNSGHPSKFIDALPAYEAHFYDEIEQLRNQKQSTKSIRSHLQSTKSKKFLLQCKQNSVTVTGACIAASCIAFGQLIKSSIADDVKVLMIPVEIMVNMRRYTQQNSLYQAYPGVAAVHLPLTVKLPLVENPREHFWYLAKQCTDDINNKIISGYPLEYMSTEVAQEIHSTPNTGKSPYVLCITNMSTVDGIVKPNQRARFQLKEFPAMTQIGIDDMPIFYVGILSMAQELHLDIGHCQRYTSQSTAAKFSWNVMSMLQNYSNL from the coding sequence GATGGTTGATCCgggacattttcattttcaatacaaCGACTGTCTCAAGATGCGGTATGAAAGAAAACTGGGACCTCTAGAAACCATGTACCATGTTTATTACATTCGTGGTGTAGACATCTATGCCCAAATGGCTACCCTGATGTGCGAAAAATTCGTCACCAAGGCGGAAGTGACGGAGGCGAtggtttgtttgttaaaaagaCATCCAATGTTGAGGATGACAATCAAAGAAACAGACAAGGAATACCCCGAGTTTAAATTCGTCGAAATGAACCCTGTAAAACTTGACATTCAAGTTTCTTCTTCTTGTGACAAAGAAACTCTATTACACGACGAATCGTGCAAATCCTTTGCTGTAAAAGACGGTCCGTTATGGAGACTGACGATCGTGAAAAATACAAATGGAGAACCAATTGGACCAAGAGCAAACGGCCACGAGTTTTCTTTCGTGTTCTGTTTCCATCACAGTTTAGCTGATGGAATTTACCTTCGGACTCTCTTTGCCGATTTCATTGAATTCTTGGACATGGTTCAAAGAGAGACGATAGACGCGAGTTCTGTGAAAGAAATCGAGATTCTTCCCGCCATTGAGTACCTCCTTCCCTTATTAAACCCCAATCGCAGGGTAGTCTCTTTGGACTGTAACAGCGGACATCCTTCAAAATTCATCGATGCTCTTCCAGCGTATGAGGCACACTTCTATGATGAAATCGAACAATTACGGAACCAAAAACAATCGACAAAGTCCATTCGATCCCATTTACAGTCAACGAAGTCTAAGAAATTTCTACTGCAATGCAAGCAAAACAGTGTGACAGTTACGGGTGCCTGCATTGCGGCGTCTTGCATTGCGTTTGGACAGTTGATCAAATCGTCAATAGCAGACGATGTTAAAGTCTTAATGATTCCAGTGGAGATTATGGTAAATATGAGGCGTTATACGCAGCAAAACAGCTTGTATCAAGCCTACCCAGGGGTCGCTGCCGTACACCTTCCGTTAACAGTCAAACTTCCGCTCGTTGAGAACCCGCGGGAACACTTCTGGTACCTTGCAAAACAGTGCACTGACGATATCAATAACAAGATCATATCCGGTTATCCCCTGGAATATATGTCCACCGAGGTAGCCCAAGAAATTCACTCCACGCCCAACACGGGAAAATCTCCCTACGTCCTGTGCATAACCAATATGTCGACAGTTGATGGCATCGTGAAGCCAAACCAGAGGGCGCGGTTCCAGTTGAAGGAGTTTCCCGCCATGACGCAAATCGGAATCGACGACATGCCGATTTTCTATGTCGGGATTTTATCCATGGCGCAGGAACTTCATCTGGATATCGGACACTGTCAACGATATACGTCACAATCTACGGCGGCCAAATTCTCGTGGAATGTGATGTCCATGTTACAGAATTAtagtaatttgtaa